In Paractinoplanes brasiliensis, the following proteins share a genomic window:
- a CDS encoding glycerophosphodiester phosphodiesterase family protein has translation MDPVVRGGQPGDAAPASSGAGQPGVPDERRGQPVQRPHAVRGISVPAGLKQLSTYADGIGPEKNQVIPRNADATLGTPTSLVRDAHAAGLKVIPYTFRAENQFLPAGLRVGADPNAYGRAIDEQVTFLRTGIDGLFTDQPDIGVLARTLA, from the coding sequence GTGGATCCAGTCGTTCGAGGCGGCCAACCTGGAGACGCTGCGCCGGCGTCATCGGGTGCAGGTCAGCCTGGTGTTCCTGACGAGCGCCGCGGGCAGCCCGTTCAACGACCCCACGCCGTACGGGGAATATCTGTCCCCGCCGGGCTCAAGCAGCTCTCGACGTATGCCGACGGGATCGGGCCCGAGAAGAACCAGGTCATCCCGCGGAACGCCGACGCGACCCTGGGCACGCCGACCTCACTCGTCCGGGACGCCCACGCCGCCGGGCTCAAGGTCATCCCGTACACGTTCCGGGCCGAGAACCAGTTCCTGCCGGCGGGCCTGCGGGTGGGCGCCGACCCCAACGCGTACGGCCGGGCCATCGACGAGCAGGTCACTTTCCTCCGTACGGGCATCGACGGCCTCTTCACCGACCAGCCCGACATCGGCGTCCTGGCCCGCACGCTGGCGTAA